The nucleotide window AAACTTTGCTGGAGCATTCTTTGGAATTCTAAGCGTTGTAGCGGTCTCAAGAATTTTTGTTGGGAAAACTAGTGCGCTTAAAGTTTTTGGTGTATTGCTTTTCGCAGCAACCGTATTTATCAGCCTTAAAACAAAGTCATTACAATCGCCACTGCTAATCATTGGTGGCATCTTAATCTTTGCGTTGCTTTCAAATCTTGCGGCAAAGGGCAGAATTGGACGAATTACCAAGCTTGCATCAGGTGGAGTACTTGGTGCAGCCGTAATTGGAATAGGTGTGCTCTTTATAGGTGGTGGAAGTTTTCTGGCTACTGTGCGAGAGAAATTATTCTTTCAAGGAAGCGTTGCACAGCGTCTAGATTATTGGCGCACAGGATTTGAGATATGGAAAGATCATCCAATCTTTGGTGTGGGAGCAGATCAGTTCCAGAGATATGCAGCGTTATACAGAACACCAGAGCAATTAAAACGTGACGGCGTATTTGTTATTCCAGACAAATCTCACAATGTGTTGATTGATCACTTTGCAAATGGCGGTTTGGTCGTTGGTGTGATTTGGATTGCCTTCGTTGTGTCAGTTTTTTACATGTTGCTTAAATCTCTAAAAAATAATGACAAAATTCAGGTTCGAAGAGATCTTGCTTTACTGGGCACAATGTGGAGCACATATGTTCTGCAGGCTTTGATCAGTCCAGATCAGATTGTGCTTTCTTTGATTGGTTATTCGAGTGCTGGATTAATCGCAGGTATTTATCTCAAAGATGCACCAACAGTGAAAATTGACCCATTTATTGTGCGTTCAGTGACAGCATTTGTATTGGTTTTGGCTGTCGTTATTTCAGGCAAGGCACTTATGGCCGATGCTAATGTAAAAAAGGTTGTTAATGGGCAAATAACAGGGGTGGAACCAATCTTGAAAGTTATTGATGCATGGCCAAATGCAAAGACAACAGAGTTGATTGGTATTCAAGAAATTAATAAACCAAATAATTGCGAATTTGCTAATCAGATATCTGACAAACTGTTGAAATATGACGATCGAAGCGCTCAAGGTTGGTATATGAAAGCCATCTGCGATAACAGTATTCGAAACTATGACAAAGCAATTGAAGATATTAATAACTCTGTTAAATTCGACCCGATCAATCCAAGCTACTTGGTTGGTAAAGCTAAGCTAGAAATCGCAGCCTCACGCATCGTTGATGCAAAGGTAACGATTGCAAAGATTACAGAAGTAGACCCAAGTAATGCTGAGTTGGCTGCGCTTAATTCATCTGTTTCAGCCATTAAGTAAGGCAGTATCCTTCTGCCTATGAAAATAGCAATCATCGGCCTGGGTTACGTGGGTCGATCTATCGCCCAAGCTGCGGTGGGTGCTGGCCATTCTGTTGTTGGTTTCGATATTAATTCTGATGTTATTTCTTCGTTAAAGATCAGCAAAAATTTCAAAGCAACGACCGATGCTGCATTGATCGGTGATGCAGAAGTAATTGTGATTGCGGTGCCTACGCCATTGGATAGCGCACGAAAGCCTGATTTATCAGCGGTTCACGCAGCTTGCAAAACAATTATTGACCATGTTAAGAGTCCAGTGTTAGTGATTAACGAATCAACTTCTTACCCGGGCACGTTGCGAAACGAGATAGCTGCGGTAATCGAGAAAGCTTCTGGACTTGGACATTTGTACGCGTCTTCTCCCGAAAGAGTGGATCCGGGCAACGAGAAATGGACACAGAAAAATACGCCACGGTTACTTGCTGGCTTAACACCTGAAGCAACAAAATTGGCTCGTAAGTTCTACTCATCCTTCTGTGATGAAATCATTGAAGTCTCAACCCCTGAAGTGGCAGAAGCTGCAAAACTATTTGAAAATACTTTTAGACAAGTAAACATTGCATTGGTCAACGAATTTGCCCAGATTAGCGATGCTTTGGATATACCAACTCGAGAAGTACTGGACGCGGCAGCGACGAAACCATTTGGATTTATGAGTTTCCAACCAGGTCCTGGTGTTGGTGGGCATTGCATTCCGGTGGATCCAAGTTACTTGGCCCACGTTGCGGAAAATGTTGGAGTACCAGCAGAATTTATTAAGCGCGCTAATCAAGTGAATTTAGGAATGCCGTCATATGTCGTTTCACGGGTTGCAAAAGATGTTGGCTCGTTGAAGGGCAAGAAAGTTGTTGTCATTGGAGTTTCCTATAAAGCAAATGTTTCTGATACCCGTGATGCACCAGCAGCTTTAGTGATCGATGAACTTAAGAAACTCGGCGCAGAGGTATCTTGGCACGATTCAGTTGTTGATACGTGGAACGGGCAATCCAGCAGTGATCTAAAAGGATTCGATGTCGCAATAGTTGTGACAAAGCATGATGCTGTAAGCGAAGCAGAGATTAAAGCGAGTGCGAGTTATGTATTTGATTGCACTGGCAGCATCAAAGGCGTTGCTGGGCTTTAAGAATTATTGATGTGCTGAGCTACATCAGCGATGATTTGTGAAAGATTCTTCTTTGGTGCCCAATTGAGTTCCTTCTTAATCTTGGAAATATCCGGTACTCGGCGCTGCATATCTTCAAATCCAGGAGCATAAGCCTTTTCGTAAGAAATAAATTCAATCGAAGATTGTGAGTTTGTTTCTTTGATTACTTGATCTGCCAATTCTTTAATACTTATTTCCCCTGTACCGCCAACGTTGTAAACCTCATTGATTGTTTTATCTGTACCAACGAGAGCAAGCAGCGCCTCGATGGCATCGTGTACATGGCAAAAAACGCGAGATTGGGTACCATCTCCGTAAATACCAATTGGTTCGTTCTTGAGAGCAGAGCGAACAAAGCGAGGAACAACCATTCCGTAGTGTGCTGATTGGCGGGAACCGACAGTGTTGAAGAGTCTGGCTGTTGTGACTTTTAAACCTTTTTCTTGGTTGAGGGAAAACGCCATTGCTTCTTCAATTGCCTTGGCATCTGAATAAGACCAACGAATCTTTTGCGGTGAACCAACAACACGGTCATCTGTTTCATTCAATGGTTGCTTCGGGTTCTTTCCATAAATCTCAGAAGTGCTTGCAATCAGAATTCGCTTCTTGTGATTTGCCGCGGCATTTAGAACAACTTCGCTGCCTGCAATATTTGTAGAGATTGATTCAAGTGGAGACTCGAGAATGGTGTTTACGCCAAGGGCTGCTGCCATATGGAATACAAGATCAACATCTTTAATAGTGTCATTAATCAGATCGGCATTTCTGATGTCACCATCGATGATTTCGAAATTCTTAGTAATGTGTTTGATATTGGCAGTTGATCCA belongs to Candidatus Planktophila limnetica and includes:
- a CDS encoding O-antigen ligase family protein, which translates into the protein MFLALIPLVLVSVGWFAHDPVSIFASSVLLAGVLIAVLVRSRGSWKKSWFLLTPIGLVLGYLVSAVVNGQGLAPIYLGGYQRNFGIATWLALTLVVLVCAQGEVKIRGFLDWILPSVLIAGLAYGCVQFLDQDPLPWTNPYKAVSLTLGNPNFAGAFFGILSVVAVSRIFVGKTSALKVFGVLLFAATVFISLKTKSLQSPLLIIGGILIFALLSNLAAKGRIGRITKLASGGVLGAAVIGIGVLFIGGGSFLATVREKLFFQGSVAQRLDYWRTGFEIWKDHPIFGVGADQFQRYAALYRTPEQLKRDGVFVIPDKSHNVLIDHFANGGLVVGVIWIAFVVSVFYMLLKSLKNNDKIQVRRDLALLGTMWSTYVLQALISPDQIVLSLIGYSSAGLIAGIYLKDAPTVKIDPFIVRSVTAFVLVLAVVISGKALMADANVKKVVNGQITGVEPILKVIDAWPNAKTTELIGIQEINKPNNCEFANQISDKLLKYDDRSAQGWYMKAICDNSIRNYDKAIEDINNSVKFDPINPSYLVGKAKLEIAASRIVDAKVTIAKITEVDPSNAELAALNSSVSAIK
- a CDS encoding nucleotide sugar dehydrogenase, producing the protein MKIAIIGLGYVGRSIAQAAVGAGHSVVGFDINSDVISSLKISKNFKATTDAALIGDAEVIVIAVPTPLDSARKPDLSAVHAACKTIIDHVKSPVLVINESTSYPGTLRNEIAAVIEKASGLGHLYASSPERVDPGNEKWTQKNTPRLLAGLTPEATKLARKFYSSFCDEIIEVSTPEVAEAAKLFENTFRQVNIALVNEFAQISDALDIPTREVLDAAATKPFGFMSFQPGPGVGGHCIPVDPSYLAHVAENVGVPAEFIKRANQVNLGMPSYVVSRVAKDVGSLKGKKVVVIGVSYKANVSDTRDAPAALVIDELKKLGAEVSWHDSVVDTWNGQSSSDLKGFDVAIVVTKHDAVSEAEIKASASYVFDCTGSIKGVAGL
- a CDS encoding GDP-mannose 4,6-dehydratase — encoded protein: MRVLVTGGAGFIGSHLADALIVRGDQVVALDNFSTGSTANIKHITKNFEIIDGDIRNADLINDTIKDVDLVFHMAAALGVNTILESPLESISTNIAGSEVVLNAAANHKKRILIASTSEIYGKNPKQPLNETDDRVVGSPQKIRWSYSDAKAIEEAMAFSLNQEKGLKVTTARLFNTVGSRQSAHYGMVVPRFVRSALKNEPIGIYGDGTQSRVFCHVHDAIEALLALVGTDKTINEVYNVGGTGEISIKELADQVIKETNSQSSIEFISYEKAYAPGFEDMQRRVPDISKIKKELNWAPKKNLSQIIADVAQHINNS